Genomic segment of Cervus elaphus chromosome 15, mCerEla1.1, whole genome shotgun sequence:
GGGGCAGGCTTAGGTAAAGAAAGGGAATCCTCTCTTCCTCGCTTTTCCTCCAGCATCTCTGGAGAAGGCAGCTAAGGCCTGTTCCTGTGAATTGATAGATAAATTGAGATGGTTTGTGTTTAAGCTTTTCTGGAATTTTTGCTGGGGATGACAAAAGTTGGAGGCGATTTGAGAACTATTCAACACTAGTTGAACGTTTAttgagtgggggggggggaattctgtcataatctttttttcttggtcttcagttcttcttccttttaagtGTTATCGTCCCACTCCTCAACAGGGCTTCTTAAAAGTTCCCACCCAGAGTGGAGGTGGGCAAGACTTAGTTTGGACTGTTATCTCTCTTAAGCAATTAAGCTGAGTccttgaaagctttttttttttttcgtttctAGGTGGGAGTTGGAAGATGGCTTCTGGGGCTCTAACTTGGGAGCTGCCCATcctgttttctcttattttctcagaggGCACATGCTGTGGGCCTGGTGCTGCCCATCCCACTCCTTTCggggagaggcaggaaggatcCATGATCCAACTGTAATCCAAGTTAGGTGGTCGTTTGGAATTGGAGAAGGTCTCATGGAGAGATTGTTTACCACAAATACACACAGAGATAAGTATGTGGAAGCTAGTCCAGTTAGCTAGGTATTGAGATTCCATTATGTTCAGATATAGGGGATGTTATGGTAAATCACACATGGCCCCTGTCCTCCAGGATCTTATGTTTTTATCACGTTAGACAGTAAATGATGATGAGTGAGACAAAAGGAAAGTGCAGCATATTATGTAATCAGCAGTAGTAATTTACCTTGCAGGGTCTGGGAAGAGACATTTTAAAGTGAgactgtgggggagggggaaggaggagctTTCCTCAGAGGGAATACTGGGTGAAGGCCTTGAGGTGGGAGAGAACATGGCTTATTGGAGAAACCTGTATGGCTGGTGTGGCCAGAGAGAGTGATGAgagaagacaccctggaggagtctggtgggggaTACCAGGACCACTGTAATCCATTTAAGGACTTAAACCTAATGCTGAGAGCAGGAAAATACCCTTGGAGGGGACTAGGGAGGGTCTCAAGAGGTGATCAAATGTGTATTTTCAAGTTTGTAGCTGATTTTGAACCCTGCAGGGACAGGCTGGCTGTGGGAAAACCAGTTGGGGGGGTTATTAAAGTTAGAGATGCTGGTGGTTAACACTCTTATCTTAGCCTGGGCTTAACCCCTCCATGATCCTTGATACTCTGGGAGCTGTGCTGTTTGGGGGTTGGGATGGATGAGGTCAGATGAAGACGGGGTTCTCTGACTGGGTTTCCAGTACCTGTCAGATGGaagtggtgatgagtggttcatAAAGCTGGGGCATCGTCTTGGGATTCCAGCCTAATGGCTGGATCAGGTAGGTGGCAAAGCAAGTTGAGGTGCAGCCTTTTTGCTCACCTAGGAGTGTTTGCTGAGGCAGGTGCTATTCAGGTGCTATTTGTAATTATAGGATTGTGAAGGCCTGGGAGGAGTGAGTGCCTAAAACCTGCCACCTTTCTCTTCATCTTTAGGAGGCCTGGCCTCCTAAAGTGTCCCTAGGTATCCTCTCCTCTCATTGGGCATTGTAACTCTTTGGCTTGGTTGGGAAGGTAGGGAGGGTGCAATCACacctgttgctttttttcttttggaagagGTACAGAGTTTCCCTTTGCTGCCAGAGGAGAGGGGAAGACTGGCTTGTCCATGTTTGTTCCTCTTCTCCAACCTTTGCATCATCTGTAGTTTCTTATAGGGGAGATTCCTCTACCTCTGGCCTCCCCAGCCCTTCCAGGCACTTCtagccctgcccacacccacaCTCTTTGACAGGCCTGGGCGGGCGGCTCCCTGCCTGACAAGGCTGAAGATGTTGCTCCTTCTCAGGGAAGAGATGGGGTGGGGCTTGCCCATCCACAGAATcaagctttctctttttttgctctGACTGGGCAGGGAAGAGACTTTTCCCTTGCAACTACCTTTGAGAGGTTGGGTGGCACACTATAGTGCCTTCAGCACGGAAGCTGGAAATAAATGTGACTGTTACTCATGGTGGTTGAGATTGGGATTTGAGCTAAGCAGAGAACAGAGGCATAAGGGGGGGTTTGAGGGTTGTCGCTGGAATCGCTGGCTTGCTGACCTCCTGTCCTTTGGTGTGTTCCTCAGAATGTCTGTCTTCATCACTGCTGGCAGATGACTCTTCTGAACAATCTTGGTCTTTTTGACGTTTTTACTCCCCAATTTATCAGTTTCGTGGGCTCCGAGTATCTCTAGACGGagtctaaacttttttttttgcccagcAAGTCCAGAGGCATGGCTGTAGTGGGGCTCCTGCTGAGTCCGAGGCCACTGGTGGACGGCTGGGCACCTGGCTTACAGAGTGTGTCAATAGCTGCCCAGGGGCTTTTCTAACCTTATCCTCTTTTGCCCTAGGCACTGCTGCACGAGGAGGGCGATGATTCTGGCTTTGTCAGTCTGTCTCGGCTGGGCCCCTGTTTGAGGGACAAGGACCTGGAGATGGAGGAGCTGATCCTGCAGGATGGGGCTCTGCTGGGGACCATGCACAGCTATATGGATGCCTCCCTCATCTCCCTCATTGAAGATTTTGGTAGCCTTGGAGAGGTGAGCTGGGGCTGGGCTTAGAAGTCTTTAAGCAGGAATTTTGGCTATGACTTCCAGAACCTTGGTTCCCGAATGGTCAACCTGAGTCCTTGaagtgtgtttttatttctaatttagacTTGGGCTGTGTCCCATGTAAAAGTATGGCCTGGCAGACTTGACATAGTCCACAGCCTTTCTCCCTGCCTGGGCCCCTGACTTACATGTCCACAGGGTTCTAATCTTTGTCTTGAGTCCAGTTCCAGCTTAGCCAAGGGCTGTCTACTGAGCATCCCACATCTTAGCTGAGGGTGGAGAGAGTATGAAACACAAACTCAAGACTAAATTTTGACAGGTCTTTGTTGATACTAGAGAGGTGGTGGATGGTAGTAAATGAGattggaacccatgccccctggtACTCATGTCTCTTTCTGGCACATTGAGCTGGACTGAGCCCAGGAGAGGGATCCTCCTGGCATCTAGTCCCTCAGTGGCCTGGTTAGGATAGTGGTGGTACCTTCCTATTGTCTTTCCTGAACAGAGCAGATTATCTCTGGAGGACCAGAATGAAGTGTCACTGCTCACAGCTCTGACGGAGATCTTGGACAATGCAGATTCTGAGAACCTATCTCCATTTGACAGCATTCCTGACTCAGAGCTGCTTGTGTCACCTCGGGAGGGCTCCTCTGTAAGTGTGGGACACGGGGAAGAGGTGTGTGGTTGGTACAAAGGTTAGAACCACATCCGTGGGCCTACTCATAAAGTTCTGAAACACAAACTCATCTCaggtctttttctcccttttagcTGCACAGGTTGCTCAGCCTCTCTCGGACACCCCCAGAACGTGACCTCATCACCCCAACTGACCCACTGGGACCCAGTACAGGCAGTAGTAGAGTAAGTGGGGTAAGCCTGCCCTACGGAGCCTCGTAGACTCCCAAGAGGGAGGAATATGTGGGGACAGgcctggaaaaatatattcctggAGAAAACGCCTGTGTCTTGTTTTCTATCCTGTAGGTTGAGATGGCGCTTGCGGATCCCCCTTGGGACTTCTCTCCACCTTCCTTCTTGGAGACCTCTTCTCCTAAGCTTCCTAGTTGGAGACCCCCAAGGTCAAGACCCCGCTGGGGCcagtcccctcctccccagcagcGTAGtgatggggaggaagaggaggagctggCTGGCTTCAGCAGTGAGATGCTTGCTGGGGAGCTCAACAACTCTGTGAGCAGCATCCCAGACTTCCCCATGCACCTAGCCTGTCCTGAGGAGGAAGACAAAACAGCGGCAGCAGCAGAGATGGCAGTGCAGGCAGCTGGAGATGAGAGCATCTCCTCCTTGAGTGAGCTGGTGCGGGCCATGCACCCGTACTGCCTGCCCAACCTCACCCACCTGACGGCTCTCGAGGATGAGCTTCAGGAGCAGCCAGATGACTTGACACTGCCTGAGGattgtgtggtgctggagattgTGGGTCAGGCGGCCACAGCTGGCAATGACCTGGAGATCCCAGTTGTGGTGCGACAGATCCCTGCTGGCCCCCAGCCTGTGCTCCTGGATGACACGCTAGAGGTCAGTCCGGCCTTGCAGCTGCTCATGCCACCACTCGAGGTGGAGACAGAGGCTGCTGTTCCCAAGGAAACCCTCTGCCCTGAGGATGAGGGCTTGTCACTGGACTCAAAGGAAAAGTTGGAGTCAGCCTCCATGTTGGAGCCCAGGGAGGTCATGGAGCCAGTGGCGCCCAAGGGGCCtcagaacccaccagccaatgcaatGCTAAGTTCCCAGAGGGCTCGCaagggcaggaggaagaagagcaaGGAGCAGCCAGCTGCCTGTGCAGAGGGCTACACCAGGAGGCTGAGGTCGGCCTCTCGTGGGCAGTCTACAGCTGTTCCAGAGGTGACCTCTCAGGGAGGCAACCTGCCTCAGGAGGACCTGCAAAGAGAGGTGGGGCCCCCCCATGGTAGAGGGAAGCCCCGGGCCTGGGCTCGGGCCTGGGCAGCTGCCTTGGAGAAGCCTAGCTCTGTGAACGTGGAGAGCAGTACTGAACAAGCTAGTCCTGCTGAAGAAGGTCCTGGAGACCTCTGCCCCAGCCTGGTTGACCCTATCCAAGCCAACCCTGTTTCAGCGCATCTCTCCCTGGTTGACTCTGCTCAAGCTGACCCCATGCCACTTGACTCTGCTGAAGCTGATTCCACTGCAGTTGACCCTGGTCCCACTGCGACTGACACTGAACCTGCTGACCCTGTGCTAACTAACCTTGCTTCAGCGAACTCAGAGCTGGTTGACCCTCTCCCAGCTGACCGAGTCCTGGCTGACTCAGCAGCAGCTGACCCTGCAGCAGTTGTTCCCATCTCAGACGACTTGCCTCCAGTTGACCCTGTCCTGGTCAAGTCAGTACAAGTTGACTCTGTTCCCAATGACCTGTCTCCAGCTGACCCAGTACTAGTTAAGTCTAGGCCAACTGATCCCAGACGTGGTGCAGTATCATCAGCCCAGAGGAATCCAGCTGCCCAGCTCCTGCTGGAATCAGAGTCCTCAGAGCCCTCAAAGGCCAACAGTCCTGAAGTCAGGGAGGTTATAGGTCCTCTGAAGGGGGAAACTGGTACCAGTACCACAACCCAGGAAGCCAGGCCTCGGCCTCTTAGCCTATCTGAGTATCGGCGACGAAGGCAGCAGCGCCAGCCAGAGGCCGAAGAGAGGACCCCCCAGCCTCCAGCTGGGAAGTGGCCCAGCCTCCCAGAAACTCCCACAGGGCTGGCAGACATCCCTTGTCTTGTcatccctccagccccagccaaGAAGACAGCTCCGCAGAGAAGCCCTGAGGCTCCTCCTGAGGCTTGCTTTGGGTCTGtgggccccagccctgcctctcctAGTCCTGAGCCACCTGTGAGCAAACCTATGGCCTCACCTCCTACTGAGCAGGTGCCATCCCAAGAGAAACTGCTGCCGGCAAGACCGccacctcctgctgtgcagccCATGCCCCCCACAATGCCCACTGCTCTGCCTTTTCCCACGGGTGGGCTGGGCATGACTGCTGTGCTGCCCCTTCCCACCAGTGGGCAAGCTGTCCCCAGTCTGCCCCCACCACCCTTGCAGCCTCCTAGTGTTCCGATGTCTATGGGGCCAGTGCCACCTGATCCCTATACTCACTATGCCCCTGTGCCACCCTGGCCTTGTTATCCTCCCGTGTCCCCTTCTGGCTATCCTTGCCTGCCCCCCCCACCAGCGGTGCCCCTAGTGTCTGGTACTCCAGGTGCCTATGCTGTGCCCCCCACTTGCAGTGTGCCTTGGGtacctcctcctgccccagtccCACCCTATAATTCCAACTGTACCTACGGGCCCTTGGGATGGGGCCCAGGGCTGCAACACCCTCCGTTTTGGCCTGCTGTTCCTCCACCTCCTTTGCCTCTAACCTCAGTTGGAAGAGCTGTCCCCCCACCCAAGGGGGAGCCTGGTAGCATCCCAGCTGGCCCTCCTGAAAGTGTGCCAGCTGTGCCGATGGCTTCTCCCCTCAGTCTTGGAGCGGCTGGCCACGGAGCGCCACAGACAGAGCCCACCAAGGCGGAGGTCAAGCCAGTGACCGCATCTCCCCATCTGAAACACAAGGCGTCCTCCCCGGCGCACAGCCCTCGGGTCAAGGCTCCACCGTGTGTGTCTGCTGAGAACGTGGCTGTTGAGGATCCTGCATCAGAGCGGCTAAAGCCTGAGCCGCAGGAGACTAGGCCCAAGGAGAAACCACCCTCTCCTGTTGCCAAGGCTGTTCCCACACCGACACCAAGGCAGAGCGCTACCACCAAACTGCCTGCTGTCCACCCAGCCCGTCTAAGGAAACTGTCCTTTCTACCTACCCCACGAACCCAGGGTCCTGAGGATGTGGTGCAGGCTTTCATCAGTGAGATTGGTGAGTGCCACACAGTTCAGTTGGTGTGAAGAATGGCGTAGGAATTGTGTGAGGAGTGTCCTCCATAAAACAGGATAAGCCACCTTGATGGGGCTGGCCTTTGTTAGAATTCTTGAGAGAGAGAAGTCTGGTTGGTTTGATTCTCTTTCTCAGGGAGTGTTACTCTCCTGGTTTACTCATCACAGTGGGCAGGGGGCGCATAAGGAGAGAAGCGAGGT
This window contains:
- the PPRC1 gene encoding peroxisome proliferator-activated receptor gamma coactivator-related protein 1 isoform X1; this encodes MAARRGRRDGIAPPASGGSGPDPGGGVRSSGWGSRSQAPYGTVGAVSGGEQALLHEEGDDSGFVSLSRLGPCLRDKDLEMEELILQDGALLGTMHSYMDASLISLIEDFGSLGESRLSLEDQNEVSLLTALTEILDNADSENLSPFDSIPDSELLVSPREGSSLHRLLSLSRTPPERDLITPTDPLGPSTGSSRVSGVEMALADPPWDFSPPSFLETSSPKLPSWRPPRSRPRWGQSPPPQQRSDGEEEEELAGFSSEMLAGELNNSVSSIPDFPMHLACPEEEDKTAAAAEMAVQAAGDESISSLSELVRAMHPYCLPNLTHLTALEDELQEQPDDLTLPEDCVVLEIVGQAATAGNDLEIPVVVRQIPAGPQPVLLDDTLEVSPALQLLMPPLEVETEAAVPKETLCPEDEGLSLDSKEKLESASMLEPREVMEPVAPKGPQNPPANAMLSSQRARKGRRKKSKEQPAACAEGYTRRLRSASRGQSTAVPEVTSQGGNLPQEDLQREVGPPHGRGKPRAWARAWAAALEKPSSVNVESSTEQASPAEEGPGDLCPSLVDPIQANPVSAHLSLVDSAQADPMPLDSAEADSTAVDPGPTATDTEPADPVLTNLASANSELVDPLPADRVLADSAAADPAAVVPISDDLPPVDPVLVKSVQVDSVPNDLSPADPVLVKSRPTDPRRGAVSSAQRNPAAQLLLESESSEPSKANSPEVREVIGPLKGETGTSTTTQEARPRPLSLSEYRRRRQQRQPEAEERTPQPPAGKWPSLPETPTGLADIPCLVIPPAPAKKTAPQRSPEAPPEACFGSVGPSPASPSPEPPVSKPMASPPTEQVPSQEKLLPARPPPPAVQPMPPTMPTALPFPTGGLGMTAVLPLPTSGQAVPSLPPPPLQPPSVPMSMGPVPPDPYTHYAPVPPWPCYPPVSPSGYPCLPPPPAVPLVSGTPGAYAVPPTCSVPWVPPPAPVPPYNSNCTYGPLGWGPGLQHPPFWPAVPPPPLPLTSVGRAVPPPKGEPGSIPAGPPESVPAVPMASPLSLGAAGHGAPQTEPTKAEVKPVTASPHLKHKASSPAHSPRVKAPPCVSAENVAVEDPASERLKPEPQETRPKEKPPSPVAKAVPTPTPRQSATTKLPAVHPARLRKLSFLPTPRTQGPEDVVQAFISEIGIEASDLSSLLEQFEKSEAKKECPPPAPADSLAVGNSGSVDTPQEKRPLDRLQAPELANVAGLTPPATPPHQLWKPLAAVSLLAKAKSPKSTAQEGTLKPEGVTEAKHPAAARLHEGVHGPSPVHVGSGDHDYCVRSRTPPKKTPALVIPEVGSRWNVKRHQDITIKPVLSLGPATSVPPGTAASQKPLDHRTSKEQADPQTPCLAPSALLSPEASPCRNDTNTRTLPDPSAKQQSLRYYRKACRSASPSSRGWQGRRGRSSRSVSSGSTRTSEASSSSSSSSSSSSRSRSRSLSPPHKRWRRSSCSSSGRSRRCSSSSSSSSSSSSSSSSSSSSRSRSRSPSPRRRSDRRRRYSSYRSHDHYQRQRVLQKERAIEERRVVFIGKIPGRMTRSELKQRFSVFGEIEECTIHFRVQGDNYGFVTYRYAEEAFAAIESGHKLRQADEQPFDLCFGGRRQFCKRSYSDLDSNREDFDPAPVKSKFDSLDFDTLLKQAQKNLRR
- the PPRC1 gene encoding peroxisome proliferator-activated receptor gamma coactivator-related protein 1 isoform X3, encoding MAARRGRRDGIAPPASGGSGPDPGGGVRSSGWGSRSQAPYGTVGAVSGGEQALLHEEGDDSGFVSLSRLGPCLRDKDLEMEELILQDGALLGTMHSYMDASLISLIEDFGSLGESRLSLEDQNEVSLLTALTEILDNADSENLSPFDSIPDSELLVSPREGSSLHRLLSLSRTPPERDLITPTDPLGPSTGSSRVEMALADPPWDFSPPSFLETSSPKLPSWRPPRSRPRWGQSPPPQQRSDGEEEEELAGFSSEMLAGELNNSVSSIPDFPMHLACPEEEDKTAAAAEMAVQAAGDESISSLSELVRAMHPYCLPNLTHLTALEDELQEQPDDLTLPEDCVVLEIVGQAATAGNDLEIPVVVRQIPAGPQPVLLDDTLEVSPALQLLMPPLEVETEAAVPKETLCPEDEGLSLDSKEKLESASMLEPREVMEPVAPKGPQNPPANAMLSSQRARKGRRKKSKEQPAACAEGYTRRLRSASRGQSTAVPEVTSQGGNLPQEDLQREVGPPHGRGKPRAWARAWAAALEKPSSVNVESSTEQASPAEEGPGDLCPSLVDPIQANPVSAHLSLVDSAQADPMPLDSAEADSTAVDPGPTATDTEPADPVLTNLASANSELVDPLPADRVLADSAAADPAAVVPISDDLPPVDPVLVKSVQVDSVPNDLSPADPVLVKSRPTDPRRGAVSSAQRNPAAQLLLESESSEPSKANSPEVREVIGPLKGETGTSTTTQEARPRPLSLSEYRRRRQQRQPEAEERTPQPPAGKWPSLPETPTGLADIPCLVIPPAPAKKTAPQRSPEAPPEACFGSVGPSPASPSPEPPVSKPMASPPTEQVPSQEKLLPARPPPPAVQPMPPTMPTALPFPTGGLGMTAVLPLPTSGQAVPSLPPPPLQPPSVPMSMGPVPPDPYTHYAPVPPWPCYPPVSPSGYPCLPPPPAVPLVSGTPGAYAVPPTCSVPWVPPPAPVPPYNSNCTYGPLGWGPGLQHPPFWPAVPPPPLPLTSVGRAVPPPKGEPGSIPAGPPESVPAVPMASPLSLGAAGHGAPQTEPTKAEVKPVTASPHLKHKASSPAHSPRVKAPPCVSAENVAVEDPASERLKPEPQETRPKEKPPSPVAKAVPTPTPRQSATTKLPAVHPARLRKLSFLPTPRTQGPEDVVQAFISEIGIEASDLSSLLEQFEKSEAKKECPPPAPADSLAVGNSGSVDTPQEKRPLDRLQAPELANVAGLTPPATPPHQLWKPLAAVSLLAKAKSPKSTAQEGTLKPEGVTEAKHPAAARLHEGVHGPSPVHVGSGDHDYCVRSRTPPKKTPALVIPEVGSRWNVKRHQDITIKPVLSLGPATSVPPGTAASQKPLDHRTSKEQADPQTPCLAPSALLSPEASPCRNDTNTRTLPDPSAKQQSLRYYRKACRSASPSSRGWQGRRGRSSRSVSSGSTRTSEASSSSSSSSSSSSRSRSRSLSPPHKRWRRSSCSSSGRSRRCSSSSSSSSSSSSSSSSSSSSRSRSRSPSPRRRSDRRRRYSSYRSHDHYQRQRVLQKERAIEERRVVFIGKIPGRMTRSELKQRFSVFGEIEECTIHFRVQGDNYGFVTYRYAEEAFAAIESGHKLRQADEQPFDLCFGGRRQFCKRSYSDLDSNREDFDPAPVKSKFDSLDFDTLLKQAQKNLRR
- the PPRC1 gene encoding peroxisome proliferator-activated receptor gamma coactivator-related protein 1 isoform X6; this translates as MAARRGRRDGIAPPASGGSGPDPGGGVRSSGWGSRSQAPYGTVGAVSGGEQALLHEEGDDSGFVSLSRLGPCLRDKDLEMEELILQDGALLGTMHSYMDASLISLIEDFGSLGESRLSLEDQNEVSLLTALTEILDNADSENLSPFDSIPDSELLVSPREGSSLHRLLSLSRTPPERDLITPTDPLGPSTGSSRVSGVEMALADPPWDFSPPSFLETSSPKLPSWRPPRSRPRWGQSPPPQQRSDGEEEEELAGFSSEMLAGELNNSVSSIPDFPMHLACPEEEDKTAAAAEMAVQAAGDESISSLSELVRAMHPYCLPNLTHLTALEDELQEQPDDLTLPEDCVVLEIVGQAATAGNDLEIPVVVRQIPAGPQPVLLDDTLEVSPALQLLMPPLEVETEAAVPKETLCPEDEGLSLDSKEKLESASMLEPREVMEPVAPKGPQNPPANAMLSSQRARKGRRKKSKEQPAACAEGYTRRLRSASRGQSTAVPEVTSQGGNLPQEDLQREVGPPHGRGKPRAWARAWAAALEKPSSVNVESSTEQASPAEEGPGDLCPSLVDPIQANPVSAHLSLVDSAQADPMPLDSAEADSTAVDPGPTATDTEPADPVLTNLASANSELVDPLPADRVLADSAAADPAAVVPISDDLPPVDPVLVKSVQVDSVPNDLSPADPVLVKSRPTDPRRGAVSSAQRNPAAQLLLESESSEPSKANSPEVREVIGPLKGETGTSTTTQEARPRPLSLSEYRRRRQQRQPEAEERTPQPPAGKWPSLPETPTGLADIPCLVIPPAPAKKTAPQRSPEAPPEACFGSVGPSPASPSPEPPVSKPMASPPTEQVPSQEKLLPARPPPPAVQPMPPTMPTALPFPTGGLGMTAVLPLPTSGQAVPSLPPPPLQPPSVPMSMGPVPPDPYTHYAPVPPWPCYPPVSPSGYPCLPPPPAVPLVSGTPGAYAVPPTCSVPWVPPPAPVPPYNSNCTYGPLGWGPGLQHPPFWPAVPPPPLPLTSVGRAVPPPKGEPGSIPAGPPESVPAVPMASPLSLGAAGHGAPQTEPTKAEVKPVTASPHLKHKASSPAHSPRVKAPPCVSAENVAVEDPASERLKPEPQETRPKEKPPSPVAKAVPTPTPRQSATTKLPAVHPARLRKLSFLPTPRTQGPEDVVQAFISEIGIEASDLSSLLEQFEKSEAKKECPPPAPADSLAVGNSGSSCSSSGRSRRCSSSSSSSSSSSSSSSSSSSSRSRSRSPSPRRRSDRRRRYSSYRSHDHYQRQRVLQKERAIEERRVVFIGKIPGRMTRSELKQRFSVFGEIEECTIHFRVQGDNYGFVTYRYAEEAFAAIESGHKLRQADEQPFDLCFGGRRQFCKRSYSDLDSNREDFDPAPVKSKFDSLDFDTLLKQAQKNLRR
- the PPRC1 gene encoding peroxisome proliferator-activated receptor gamma coactivator-related protein 1 isoform X4, which encodes MAARRGRRDGIAPPASGGSGPDPGGGVRSSGWGSRSQAPYGTVGAVSGGEQALLHEEGDDSGFVSLSRLGPCLRDKDLEMEELILQDGALLGTMHSYMDASLISLIEDFGSLGESRLSLEDQNEVSLLTALTEILDNADSENLSPFDSIPDSELLVSPREGSSLHRLLSLSRTPPERDLITPTDPLGPSTGSSRVSGVEMALADPPWDFSPPSFLETSSPKLPSWRPPRSRPRWGQSPPPQQRSDGEEEEELAGFSSEMLAGELNNSVSSIPDFPMHLACPEEEDKTAAAAEMAVQAAGDESISSLSELVRAMHPYCLPNLTHLTALEDELQEQPDDLTLPEDCVVLEIVGQAATAGNDLEIPVVVRQIPAGPQPVLLDDTLEVSPALQLLMPPLEVETEAAVPKETLCPEDEGLSLDSKEKLESASMLEPREVMEPVAPKGPQNPPANAMLSSQRARKGRRKKSKEQPAACAEGYTRRLRSASRGQSTAVPEVTSQGGNLPQEDLQREVGPPHGRGKPRAWARAWAAALEKPSSVNVESSTEQASPAEEGPGDLCPSLVDPIQANPVSAHLSLVDSAQADPMPLDSAEADSTAVDPGPTATDTEPADPVLTNLASANSELVDPLPADRVLADSAAADPAAVVPISDDLPPVDPVLVKSVQVDSVPNDLSPADPVLVKSRPTDPRRGAVSSAQRNPAAQLLLESESSEPSKANSPEVREVIGPLKGETGTSTTTQEARPRPLSLSEYRRRRQQRQPEAEERTPQPPAGKWPSLPETPTGLADIPCLVIPPAPAKKTAPQRSPEAPPEACFGSVGPSPASPSPEPPVSKPMASPPTEQVPSQEKLLPARPPPPAVQPMPPTMPTALPFPTGGLGMTAVLPLPTSGQAVPSLPPPPLQPPSVPMSMGPVPPDPYTHYAPVPPWPCYPPVSPSGYPCLPPPPAVPLVSGTPGAYAVPPTCSVPWVPPPAPVPPYNSNCTYGPLGWGPGLQHPPFWPAVPPPPLPLTSVGRAVPPPKGEPGSIPAGPPESVPAVPMASPLSLGAAGHGAPQTEPTKAEVKPVTASPHLKHKASSPAHSPRVKAPPCVSAENVAVEDPASERLKPEPQETRPKEKPPSPVAKAVPTPTPRQSATTKLPAVHPARLRKLSFLPTPRTQGPEDVVQAFISEIGIEASDLSSLLEQFEKSEGLTPPATPPHQLWKPLAAVSLLAKAKSPKSTAQEGTLKPEGVTEAKHPAAARLHEGVHGPSPVHVGSGDHDYCVRSRTPPKKTPALVIPEVGSRWNVKRHQDITIKPVLSLGPATSVPPGTAASQKPLDHRTSKEQADPQTPCLAPSALLSPEASPCRNDTNTRTLPDPSAKQQSLRYYRKACRSASPSSRGWQGRRGRSSRSVSSGSTRTSEASSSSSSSSSSSSRSRSRSLSPPHKRWRRSSCSSSGRSRRCSSSSSSSSSSSSSSSSSSSSRSRSRSPSPRRRSDRRRRYSSYRSHDHYQRQRVLQKERAIEERRVVFIGKIPGRMTRSELKQRFSVFGEIEECTIHFRVQGDNYGFVTYRYAEEAFAAIESGHKLRQADEQPFDLCFGGRRQFCKRSYSDLDSNREDFDPAPVKSKFDSLDFDTLLKQAQKNLRR
- the PPRC1 gene encoding peroxisome proliferator-activated receptor gamma coactivator-related protein 1 isoform X2, translating into MAARRGRRDGIAPPASGGSGPDPGGGVRSSGWGSRSQAPYGTVGAVSGGEQALLHEEGDDSGFVSLSRLGPCLRDKDLEMEELILQDGALLGTMHSYMDASLISLIEDFGSLGESRLSLEDQNEVSLLTALTEILDNADSENLSPFDSIPDSELLVSPREGSSLHRLLSLSRTPPERDLITPTDPLGPSTGSSRVSGVEMALADPPWDFSPPSFLETSSPKLPSWRPPRSRPRWGQSPPPQQRSDGEEEEELAGFSSEMLAGELNNSVSSIPDFPMHLACPEEEDKTAAAAEMAVQAAGDESISSLSELVRAMHPYCLPNLTHLTALEDELQEQPDDLTLPEDCVVLEIVGQAATAGNDLEIPVVVRQIPAGPQPVLLDDTLEVSPALQLLMPPLEVETEAAVPKETLCPEDEGLSLDSKEKLESASMLEPREVMEPVAPKGPQNPPANAMLSSQRARKGRRKKSKEQPAACAEGYTRRLRSASRGQSTAVPEVTSQGGNLPQEDLQREVGPPHGRGKPRAWARAWAAALEKPSSVNVESSTEQASPAEEGPGDLCPSLVDPIQANPVSAHLSLVDSAQADPMPLDSAEADSTAVDPGPTATDTEPADPVLTNLASANSELVDPLPADRVLADSAAADPAAVVPISDDLPPVDPVLVKSVQVDSVPNDLSPADPVLVKSRPTDPRRGAVSSAQRNPAAQLLLESESSEPSKANSPEVREVIGPLKGETGTSTTTQEARPRPLSLSEYRRRRQQRQPEAEERTPQPPAGKWPSLPETPTGLADIPCLVIPPAPAKKTAPQRSPEAPPEACFGSVGPSPASPSPEPPVSKPMASPPTEQVPSQEKLLPARPPPPAVQPMPPTMPTALPFPTGGLGMTAVLPLPTSGQAVPSLPPPPLQPPSVPMSMGPVPPDPYTHYAPVPPWPCYPPVSPSGYPCLPPPPAVPLVSGTPGAYAVPPTCSVPWVPPPAPVPPYNSNCTYGPLGWGPGLQHPPFWPAVPPPPLPLTSVGRAVPPPKGEPGSIPAGPPESVPAVPMASPLSLGAAGHGAPQTEPTKAEVKPVTASPHLKHKASSPAHSPRVKAPPCVSAENVAVEDPASERLKPEPQETRPKEKPPSPVAKAVPTPTPRQSATTKLPAVHPARLRKLSFLPTPRTQGPEDVVQAFISEIGIEASDLSSLLEQFEKSEAKKECPPPAPADSLAVGNSGVDTPQEKRPLDRLQAPELANVAGLTPPATPPHQLWKPLAAVSLLAKAKSPKSTAQEGTLKPEGVTEAKHPAAARLHEGVHGPSPVHVGSGDHDYCVRSRTPPKKTPALVIPEVGSRWNVKRHQDITIKPVLSLGPATSVPPGTAASQKPLDHRTSKEQADPQTPCLAPSALLSPEASPCRNDTNTRTLPDPSAKQQSLRYYRKACRSASPSSRGWQGRRGRSSRSVSSGSTRTSEASSSSSSSSSSSSRSRSRSLSPPHKRWRRSSCSSSGRSRRCSSSSSSSSSSSSSSSSSSSSRSRSRSPSPRRRSDRRRRYSSYRSHDHYQRQRVLQKERAIEERRVVFIGKIPGRMTRSELKQRFSVFGEIEECTIHFRVQGDNYGFVTYRYAEEAFAAIESGHKLRQADEQPFDLCFGGRRQFCKRSYSDLDSNREDFDPAPVKSKFDSLDFDTLLKQAQKNLRR